One window of Serinus canaria isolate serCan28SL12 chromosome 3, serCan2020, whole genome shotgun sequence genomic DNA carries:
- the FBXO9 gene encoding F-box only protein 9 isoform X2, whose amino-acid sequence MFRAQWMFELAPGVSSSGLEPLPCRASSREPGLKSVDARGKQEIAKEEKAKELFLKAVEEERNGALYEAIKFYRLAMQLVPDIEFKITYTRSPDGDGVGKRCVEDSKEDDKMADLLTDFQQQLTLQESSVKLCQPEVYVSQTHISALPMEVLMYIFRWVVSSDLDLRSLEQLSLVCRGFYICARDPEIWHQVCLKIWGRSCNKLVPYASWRDMFLERPRVRFDGVYVSKTKYIRQGEQSLDGFYRAWHQVEYYRYLRFFPDGQVMMLTTPEDPQSIVPRLRTKNTRTDAILLGHYRLSQETDNQTKVFAVIMKKKEEKPVDYHKYRYFRRVPAQETDHSFHVGLQLCSSGRQRFNKLVWIHHSCHITCRSTGETAVTTFDIDKMYTPLFFARVKSFTAYSEKPL is encoded by the exons ATGTTCAGAGCTCAGTGGATGTTTGAGCTTGCCCCAGGTGTGAGTTCTAGTGGGTTGGAACCTCTGCCATGCAGGGCATCATCAAGAGAACCTGGACTAAAGTCTGTCGATGCCAGGGGAAAACAGGAGAtagcaaaagaggaaaag GCAAAAGAACTTTTCCTGAAGGCAGTGGAAGAAGAACGAAATGGGGCCCTTTATGAAG CCATCAAGTTTTACCGTCTAGCCATGCAGCTTGTACCTGATATAGAGTTTAAGATCACCTATACACGGTCTCCAGATGGTGATGGAGTTGGAAAGAGGTG TGTTGAGGATAGCAAAGAGGATGACAAAATGGCAGACCTCCTGACGGATTTCCAGCAGCAGTTAACTCTTCAAGAATCTTCAGTCAAACTTTGTCAGCCTGAAGTTTATGTCAGCCAGACCCACATCTCAG CGTTGCCTATGGAAGTACTAATGTACATTTTCCGATGGGTGGTTTCAAGTGACTTGGATCTGAGATCATTGGAGCAATTATCTCTTGTTTGTCGAGGATTTTACATTTGTGCCAG AGATCCTGAAATCTGGCATCAAGTCTGTTTGAAAAtatggggcaggagctgcaatAAACTTGTTCCATATGCGTCTTGGAGGGACATGTTTTTGGAAAGGCCTCGTGTTCGATTTGATG GTGTATATGTCAGCAAGACAAAATACATACGTCAAGGAGAACAGTCTCTTGATGGTTTCTATAGAGCGTGGCACCAAGTGGAATATTACAG GTATTTGAGATTCTTTCCAGATGGTCAAGTTATGATGCTGACAACTCCTGAAGATCCTCAATCTATAGTTCCTCGCTTACGGACTAAAAACACAAG AACGGATGCAATCTTGCTTGGCCATTATCgcctttcccaggaaacagACAATCAAACCAAAGTATTTGCTgtaataatgaagaaaaaggaagag AAACCAGTTGATTACCACAAATACAGGTATTTCCGCCGAGTTCCTGCTCAAGAAACGGATCACAGTTTCCATGTAGGACTACAGTTATGCTCCAGTGGGCGCCAGAGGTTCAACAAACTTGTGTGGATACATCATTCTTGTCACATCACTTGCAG ATCGACTGGTGAGACAGCTGTTACTACTTTTGACATTGACAAAATGTACACCCCTTTGTTCTTTGCACGAGTGAAGAGTTTTACTGCATATTCAGAAAAGCCGCTCTAA
- the FBXO9 gene encoding F-box only protein 9 isoform X1, with product MAEAEEDCHADLVRTDDSERSGEANLQAELQMFRAQWMFELAPGVSSSGLEPLPCRASSREPGLKSVDARGKQEIAKEEKAKELFLKAVEEERNGALYEAIKFYRLAMQLVPDIEFKITYTRSPDGDGVGKRCVEDSKEDDKMADLLTDFQQQLTLQESSVKLCQPEVYVSQTHISALPMEVLMYIFRWVVSSDLDLRSLEQLSLVCRGFYICARDPEIWHQVCLKIWGRSCNKLVPYASWRDMFLERPRVRFDGVYVSKTKYIRQGEQSLDGFYRAWHQVEYYRYLRFFPDGQVMMLTTPEDPQSIVPRLRTKNTRTDAILLGHYRLSQETDNQTKVFAVIMKKKEEKPVDYHKYRYFRRVPAQETDHSFHVGLQLCSSGRQRFNKLVWIHHSCHITCRSTGETAVTTFDIDKMYTPLFFARVKSFTAYSEKPL from the exons ATG GCAGAAGCTGAAGAAGATTGTCACGCTGATTTGGTAAGAACCGATGACAGTGAAAGATCTGGTGAAGCAAATCTTCAG GCAGAGCTCCAGATGTTCAGAGCTCAGTGGATGTTTGAGCTTGCCCCAGGTGTGAGTTCTAGTGGGTTGGAACCTCTGCCATGCAGGGCATCATCAAGAGAACCTGGACTAAAGTCTGTCGATGCCAGGGGAAAACAGGAGAtagcaaaagaggaaaag GCAAAAGAACTTTTCCTGAAGGCAGTGGAAGAAGAACGAAATGGGGCCCTTTATGAAG CCATCAAGTTTTACCGTCTAGCCATGCAGCTTGTACCTGATATAGAGTTTAAGATCACCTATACACGGTCTCCAGATGGTGATGGAGTTGGAAAGAGGTG TGTTGAGGATAGCAAAGAGGATGACAAAATGGCAGACCTCCTGACGGATTTCCAGCAGCAGTTAACTCTTCAAGAATCTTCAGTCAAACTTTGTCAGCCTGAAGTTTATGTCAGCCAGACCCACATCTCAG CGTTGCCTATGGAAGTACTAATGTACATTTTCCGATGGGTGGTTTCAAGTGACTTGGATCTGAGATCATTGGAGCAATTATCTCTTGTTTGTCGAGGATTTTACATTTGTGCCAG AGATCCTGAAATCTGGCATCAAGTCTGTTTGAAAAtatggggcaggagctgcaatAAACTTGTTCCATATGCGTCTTGGAGGGACATGTTTTTGGAAAGGCCTCGTGTTCGATTTGATG GTGTATATGTCAGCAAGACAAAATACATACGTCAAGGAGAACAGTCTCTTGATGGTTTCTATAGAGCGTGGCACCAAGTGGAATATTACAG GTATTTGAGATTCTTTCCAGATGGTCAAGTTATGATGCTGACAACTCCTGAAGATCCTCAATCTATAGTTCCTCGCTTACGGACTAAAAACACAAG AACGGATGCAATCTTGCTTGGCCATTATCgcctttcccaggaaacagACAATCAAACCAAAGTATTTGCTgtaataatgaagaaaaaggaagag AAACCAGTTGATTACCACAAATACAGGTATTTCCGCCGAGTTCCTGCTCAAGAAACGGATCACAGTTTCCATGTAGGACTACAGTTATGCTCCAGTGGGCGCCAGAGGTTCAACAAACTTGTGTGGATACATCATTCTTGTCACATCACTTGCAG ATCGACTGGTGAGACAGCTGTTACTACTTTTGACATTGACAAAATGTACACCCCTTTGTTCTTTGCACGAGTGAAGAGTTTTACTGCATATTCAGAAAAGCCGCTCTAA